CCGCATAGTTCAGGCCTCCACCCAGAAAAAGAATATCGTAGTCGTAGATCATTGTGCTGCCTCCTTGAAGAACATTTCATCCTGTGCCAGTGTTTTGAGTTCCTGCATGAACAATGCCGCCTGATATCCGTTGACGATCCTGTGGTCAACCGTAAGAGTAACTGTGATCCTTCCCTCTGTCTCACTACCGATCGCAGCTATGGCGCAGTCATCTTTGTTGATCATCGCATCGAACTGTTCGATACCGGTCATCCCCAGATTGGAAATCCCGAAGGTCGAACCTGTCAGGTCTTCCTTTGTCAGTCTCTTTTGAGAGATCTTTGTCTTGAACTGCTGCAGTTCTTCAGCGATCGCCGCAGGTCTCTTTCCGTTCACCGCCTTGAATACCGGCATATAGAGATATTCGCCATGGGCCATGGCAACAGAGATAGAAGCATTCGGCCAGAGCTGCATATGATCGTCCGTAAGGGTCAGACGGAAATATTTCTGCCGCATCATCGCTTCGGCAAAGAGTTTGAGCAACCAGACCGTGATCGTCAGATCTTTGGATACATAGCGGTTCAGCAATGTAGCATCGATATGGTCCGTCATATGGTAGACTGGACGTTTCTGCGCAGAGTTTACAATGGCTATCATCGCTTTGTGCGGCATGTCGATCGGTTCGGGCAGAGGTACTTCATGCGATTCGATATAGGCCTTAATCTCGGATTCATTATGTTTCTTCCGTGCTTCAAAAAGATCGATTGAAAGATTGTATCTGGCAATAAGTTCAAGTGCTTTGGGCGTAAAGTAGCGACGCAGCCAATACCCTTTGACATCTGCCGAATGTGCCGGAACGGGTAGTTTGCCTTCATTCTGCAGGGTTTCTATATCGAGACCGTACTTCGCAGCAAGCGCTCTGGCTCTGGGAGATGCATTACCTCCGGTATAGGAGGACTTCTCTTCTGTTGAAGTACCAGAAATTCCCATAAGCATATCGATGGTACTTGGTGCAGATGCCCGGGTTTCAACAGGTGCTTTTTTCATTTCCGGTGCAGGAGAATGCTTTTCTTTTGCAGATACGGTTTCTACAGGCTTCTCGATCGCGGGGGCAGGCTTGCTTTGCTCTTTGGATTTTTCTTCCGTTTTGATGCTGCTTCCGGAGTCTGTATCCGTATCGATCACCGCCATCGGCGTTCCGACCGGCACAGTACTGCCCGCATCTATCAGCAGTTCTTTTACTGTTCCACTTTTGAAGGTTTGTATCTCCATGACCGCTTTGTCGCTTTCTACCTCTGCGATCACATCACCGTTCCTGACCACATCCCCCGGTCGGATCTTCCATTCTACCAGCTGTCCTTCATCCATCGAATCCGATAGACGGGGCATCACGACCTTGTAGTCCATAGCACTCCTCCTGTCCTTTTATTTATCTTCTTGACTGCATCATACTTTTAAAAAAGATCTGCTGTGCCAGTTTTCCGAAGCTTTCCGTCAGCGTCGGATGCGGATGGATCGTTTTCATTACATCCATCGCCTTGAGTTCATTGGCGACGATCAGTGAAGCTTCGCCGCTGAGCGAAGAAGCGTCCTCACTCACGATCTGAATACCGCGTATGATCCCGCTTTTCTTTTCTATGACAAATTTCAGGAAGCCCTCTTCAGCTTTATCGAGCTGGGCACGGGCATCCACGGCATAGTCATAACGTTCTACGGATACTTCCATCCCCAGTTTTTGTGCATCTGCTTCGCTAAGCCCAACAGAGGCGATCTGTGGATCAGAGAAAAGTACCCAGCTGAGCTTGGACATATCTGTTTTATGCTTCATAGGTGCGAAAATATTATGGATGGCTATCCCCGCTTCATAGGTGGCCCAGTGTGCGAACTTCGGCCCTACCGTACAGTCACCTACCGCATAAATGTTCTCCTGTGTGGTCTGCAGTGTTTCATCGACATGGATACCGTGCCGGTCGAAGTCCACGCCTACAGTTTCAAGTCCGAGACCTTCCACATTGGCAGCACGTCCCGTAGCGATGAGCAGATAGGGTGTTTCAAGGACTTTTGCTTCACCGTCCTGCGTATAGCTGACAGAGAACGCCCCCTCCTCACCCTCTATTTTTCCAAAAGTGATATTGAGCTGTACATCGATGCCCTCACGTATCATCTTCTCCTGCACCACCATGGCTGACTCTTCATCGATGTGCTTCAGAATTCTTTCACTACGTTCAAGCATGTGGCATTTGGTTCCCAGTTTGTTGAACATCTGTACCAGCTCACAACTGATCGCCCCCGCACCGATAAAGGTGATCTCTTTGGGTAGTTCCGTTTTTTCAAAAACTTCCGCATTGGTCCAGGCATTTTTGACCCCTTCTCCTTCAAAAGGAGGAAGGAATGCTGCAGCCCCTGTTGCGATAATCGCATGGTCAAAGGCGATCTGCTCTCCGTCTATATCAATGGTATGCATATCGGTGAAGCGTGCCGTTCCCTGTCTGAACTCCAGATTCGGAAACCTCTCCATCTGCTTCATAGCCCCCATCGACCTGCGTTTGAGTATCTGTTTTTTGTCTTCAAGCACGGCTTCCCAGTGTATCTGTTCTTTTCCTTCGACATCGATATGAAAGGCTTTCATCTCTTTAAATATCTCAAACCGGTTGGCGGCATTCTCCAGCACTTTGGAGGGGATACATCCCTCAAAAAGGCATTCTCCGCCGGGTGCATCTCTCTTGTCGACAAGCAATACACTTTTACCGAACTGTGCCGCTGCCATAGCCGCAGGTGTACCGCCGGGCCCTGCCCCTATGACTACGAGATCATATTTCTTCATTCTTTATCCTTTTATAACAGGTTTATTACTTATACCAAATTAAATTTAAAACATATACGATAACGGCATATGCTTGTGTACAGATGTGAAATGGCAAAGATGAAGGGCTGGCCGTAGCCAACTCGAATCTTTGGTATTTTGCAGATGTACGCAAGTCTTGTTGTTTGCGTGTATGATTTTAATTTGATTTGGTATTACCTTCCAGTATCTGCAAAGCTTCCTCGACAGAAGCGTTCTTCACCGTGACGGCATAAATGGCGTCCGCCATACGAATGGCTTCATCGAGTGGACGCTGGTGAATGTTGCGCCCCGTTCCGTTCCCGCGGCTTTCGCCATGGTGTATCTGCTCATGCAGTTCCATCAGGAATGCTTCAGGCGACGTTTTGTCTCCGCCTTCACACAGCACACCAGTCCGTCCCGCAGCGGTTGTCACTTCTTTGAGCCCCTCAGTATCGAGTTTGCCGTCTATGTACGGTACTTTGAGTTTGGCAAAGTCCGCTCCGAGTGCCGCACCTACTCCGGCCGCACCCGAAATGAGATGTCTGTCATGCTGGTCTTTGACGAAATTGCCTTTAGGATAAATCCAAAGCACGGCAATCCAGCCGTTGCGATGCGCCTCATGCACGATGCGTGCCGCTTCGCGGAGCATGGCATGTTCATGTTCGCTGCCCAGATAAAGCGTATAGCCCACCCCGCGTATATCCAGCCCGCTGCTCTTTTGAAAACGGACGACATCTTCCACTTCAAGCCACTGCTGTGAGTAAGGGTCTTTGGCTTCGTAGGGGATGAGATTGGTCTTGGCATTGAGTTTTACCAGATAGGGAATATCGCTGTAGTCACGTCCGTAACGGGTAATAAGCCCGAACTGTGTCGCAAAGACACCGATGTCGGCTTTTGAGGCGATCTTGAAAAGATGTTCGGGGTCATTGTCTTCGAGCGGAATACCTTCACCATAGAAGTCATTGTTGAGATGCTCGACTTTCTGGTCTCCGGCAAAGAGCATCAGCCGTCCGCTTCCGCCGGTCGTTTTCTCGAAATTCTCAATAAACGCTTTTTCTTTATCGGCAGGGACATCTGCCGGGAGTGTCATTTTCATCATCCTCTCCTTACGCTTCCATTTTTTTCGCGACATAATCGGCAAGTTCCAGTAGGCGCTGTGAATAGCCGTATTCATTATCATACCATGCCAGTACTTTGACCATACGCTCACCTACAACCGCCGTCGAGAGACCGTCGATAATGCTTGAGTGCAAGTTGCCCAGCATATCGGAGGAGACGACCTCTTCCGTCGTAATATCAAGAATACCGTTCATCTCGCCCGCAGCCGCGGCACTGTATGCCTTGTTCACCTCTTCGACAGTCACCGGCTTGTTCAGCAGTGCCACGATCTCAGTCACCGCACCGTCCGGTACCGGCACGCGCAGCGCCATCGCTTCCATCTTGCCTTTGAGTGCAGGGATCACCTCTGTCGTGGCGATCGCCGCACCGGTAGTGGTCGGGATGATATTCACCGCTGCCGCACGGCCGCGTCTGCGTTTTTTCGCACGCTTGTCCACCGTCGTCTGTGTCGAAGTATAGGCATGGGTCGTTGTGATCATCGCATTTTCCACACCGAAATTCTCTTCGAGCACTTTCATGGCAGGTGCCAGTGAATTGGTCGTACAGGAAGCATTGGAGAGGATATGATGCGCCGCGGGATCGTATTCGTTCTCATTGACCCCAAGCACGATCGTTTTGTCTACGTTTTTTCCCGGAGCAGAAATGATCACTTTTTTTGCACCGGCTTCAAGGTGCTGTGCCGCAAGGCTGCCTTCGGTGAAATGTCCCGTACACTCAAGCACGATATCGATATTCATCTCTTTCCACGGCAGTTCGCGCGGATCATGGCTGCTGACGATCGCAATCTCATGCCCGTCAATAATGAGTTTTTTCTCTTCCGTACCGATGTCGAAATCTGCCCGTCCGTGTACCGAGTCGTATTTGAGCAGATAGGCCGCATCTTCAACACTTGAAGTATTGGCGGCGACAATTTCGCAATGTTCGGGCAGCGCGTGTATATAGTGTCTGAGTACCTGGTTGCCTATGCGTCCCAGTCCGTTGATAGCAATACGTTTTTTCATGAAGTTTCCTTTCTATTTCCAGTAATATTTGGCATCCGTACCAAGCGCGTGTTCGATCTCAAGGAGACGGTTGTATTTGGCGAGGCGTTCACTGCGTGAGGCCGACCCGCTTTTGAGATGGCCGCTCTGCATGGCAACGGCGAAGTCGGCGAGGAAGGTATCTGCCGTCTCACCGGAACGGTGGGAGAGAAACGCTCTCCACCCGTTCTCTTCGCAGAGCCTGACCGCCGCAACGGTCTCGCTGACCGTGCCTATCTGGTTGAGTTTTATCAGAGAGGCATTGGCCGTATGTTCTCTGATACCGCGGGAGATGAATTTCGTGTTGGTCACAAAGATATCATCACCTACGACCTCTATCTTGTCCCCGAGCGCAGAGGTGAAGCGGGCAAATCCCTCCCAGTCCTCTTCTGCCAAAGGGTCTTCCCAGAGTATGATAGGATACTTGTCAACCCACTCTTTGGCCAGTGCGATGAGGTCAATGCTCTGCATTTTCCCCGCACCGGACCATTTCAGGTCGTAGTGCCCTTTTTTGTCCGTCGAGAACGAAGTGGCCGCACTGTCGATAGCTATGGAGATATCTTCTCCGGGACGGTAACCGCTTTTTTCGATCGCTTCTACAATGAGCTCAATGGCTTCTTCGTTGCTGCCGAGATCGGGAGCGAAACCGCCTTCATCGCCGACTGAGGTGGCAAGACCTCTCTCGTGCAGCAGTTTTTTCAGCGTATGGAAGGTCTCCGCCACATAACGCAGTCCTTCGGAAAAAGAGGGTGCGCCGTGCGGTACCGCCATGAACTCCTGAAAATCTACACTGTTATCTGCATGTTCGCCGCCATTGAGGATATTCATGCACGGCACCGGCAGACGTTTTGCTTCCGCACCGCCGAGGTAGCGGTACAACGGCATATGGTGGCTCTGGGCCGCCGCTTTGGCCGCCGCCATGGAAACCCCGAGGATAGCATTGGCACCCAAACGGCTTTTATCGTCCGTACCGTCGAGTTCGATCAGTATACGGTCTATCTTTGCCTGCTCTGAAGCATCCATGCCCAACAGGGTCGGCGCGATCTGTTTTACGATGTTCTCACAGGCCTTTTTCACGCCCTTACCTCCGTAACGCTTTTTGTCACCGTCACGCAGTTCATGCGCCTCGTACTCTCCGGTACTGGCACCCGACGGTACCGAAGCACTCGCTTCCGTACCGTCATCTAGTTCCATCAGTACACGTACGGTAGGATTGCCTCGTGAATCGAGGATCTCTATGGCGTCGATCGATACTATACTGCTCTTTGTCATTGCTTATCCTTTCCTATCTTCCCAGCTCTTTTTCAAGTTTGCCAATGTTCTCTATGGTCTTCAGCACACTGTCGGGGTTCAGGCTCATAGACTCGATGCCAAGACGCACAAGATATTCGGCCATTTCCGGGTAATCAGACGGTGCCTGGCCGCAGATACCGCTGTGCCGTTTGTTGCGCTGACATCCCTCGACCGCCATTCTGATCATTTCCTTGACACCCTCGTCGCGTTCATCGTAATCAAACGCGACCACCTGACTGTCACGGTCTACACCGAGGGTAAGCTGCGTAAGGTCGTTGCTTCCGATGCTGAAACCATCGAACAGCTTGCTGAAGGCATCTATCTGGATGACGTTATTCGGAATCTCGCACATCACATAGATCTTCAGGCCGTTCTCACCCTGCTTGAGTCCGTATTTGGCCATCGTATCGATGACCCTCTGTCCCTCATCCACCCTGCGGCAGAACGGTATCATCAAAGTGACATTGTCAAATCCCATCTCGTCGCGTACACGCTTCATGGCCGCACACTCAAGCGCAAAGCCCTCTTCATAGTTGGGATGGGCATAACGCGATGCCCCGCGGAAACCGATCATAGGGTTGTCTTCTTTAAGCTCAAAGGTATCACCGCCCAGAAGCGTGGCATATTCATTCGATTTGAAGTCACTCATGCGCACGACACAGGGCTTGGGATAAACAGCCGAAGCAATGGTAGCCACCCCTTCGGAGAGTGTTTTGACAAAGAAGTCTTCCATCGAATCATATGCCTGTGTCAACTCCTGAAGTTTGGCTCTTGTAGCTTCATCCACTTTTTCGGGATGCTTGAGCGCCATCGGGTGGGCTTTGATGTATTCATTGATGATGAATTCCATACGTGCAAGCCCGATCCCGTCGACCGGCAACGAGGAGAGTGAAAAAGCGATATCCGGATTACCGAGGTTCATCATGATCTCGGTTTTTGTTTTGGGAAGGTTGCTCAGGTCCGTTTTAATGACCTCGAAATCCAAAATACCCTCATAAACCATACCCGTCTCACCCTCAGCACAACTCACTGTCACTTCATCTGCATCTTTGAGCATCTCTGTTGCATTGTCACACCCAACCACTGCCGGAATGCCGAGTTCACGGCTCAGGATTGCCGCATGGCAGGTACGCCCGCCCTTGTTCGTGATGATGGCCGAAGCAATCTTCATGATCGGTTCCCAGTCAGGGTTGGTCGTATCGGCGACAAGTACTTCGCCGGCTTTAAAGGTGTCGAGCTCTTTCACACTTGCGATGTAGTGCACTTTCCCCTGCCCTATTTTGGTACCTATGGCCTGTCCGGTTACCAGGACTTTGCCTTTCTCTTTAAGGTGGTAGGTTTCCAGGACATTGCCCTTTTTCTGTGACTCCACTGTTTCCGGACGTGCCTGTACCATGTAAAGATGCCCGTCGATCCCGTCCTTTGCCCACTCCATATCCATCGGTTTGTGGAAGCCCGCTTTCTGTGAGTAATGGTTCTCCACTTTGATGGCATAGCCGGCCAGTACCATGACATCCTCGTCGGTGATACAGAAACGGTTCTGTTCTTCCACTGTCGTCGGAACATTCTTCGTGTATTCCACCGCAATATTGTCCAGGTTGATCGTATCGGTGAAGATCATCTTTTTCTCTTTGGAACCCAGAGAACGCTTCAGAACCGTTCTGAACCCCTTGTTGTAGGTAGGTTTATGAACATAGAAAGCATCCGGGTTGATAGTGCCCTGTACGACATTCTCACCAAGTCCGAGTGCCGCGTTGATAAATACGACATCTTTGAACCCTGTTTCCGTATCGAGAGAGAACATTACACCGCTCGCACCGATATCACTGCGCACCATTTTCATCACGACCACAGAAAGATAGACTTTCAGGTAATCAAAACCATTATCGTATTTGTAGTGGATGGAACGGTCGGTAAAGTTGGAAGCCAGACAGCGTTTGTAGGCGTCGAGCAGTTCATCTTCATTCGAAATGTTCAGGTAAGTGTCGTTCTGTCCGGCAAATGAGGCTTCAGGAGAATCTTCGGCTGTAGCGGAGGAACGGACGGCAAGTGAGAGGCTCTCGCCGTACTCCTCTTTGAGTTTTGCATAGGCAGAAAGGATCTCCGACTTGAGATCATCGGGGAGTTCACAGTTGTAAACGATCTCTCTCGATGCCTTTCCCGCTTTCTGCAGCGCATCGACGTTGGTGACATCGAGGTCATCAAGCAGCGCATGAAGCTTTTCCCACGCGCCGTTGCTTTTCAGTACATGTCTGTAGGCACTGGAAGTCACGGCAAAACCGTTGGGAACACGGACACCCTCCTGCGTCAGGTTTTGGTACATCTCACCAAGAGAAGCGTTCTTTCCTCCGACTTCGGCGACATCCTCTATACCTATTTCATTGAACCATTTGATATTTTTACTCACTGCATATCCTTTTTAATCTAATCATATATTTTAAAAGTAGCTAAAATTTACACATTAAATAAGTATACTACGATTTTTGTTTACGTTA
This DNA window, taken from Sulfurovum lithotrophicum, encodes the following:
- a CDS encoding 2-oxo acid dehydrogenase subunit E2; this encodes MDYKVVMPRLSDSMDEGQLVEWKIRPGDVVRNGDVIAEVESDKAVMEIQTFKSGTVKELLIDAGSTVPVGTPMAVIDTDTDSGSSIKTEEKSKEQSKPAPAIEKPVETVSAKEKHSPAPEMKKAPVETRASAPSTIDMLMGISGTSTEEKSSYTGGNASPRARALAAKYGLDIETLQNEGKLPVPAHSADVKGYWLRRYFTPKALELIARYNLSIDLFEARKKHNESEIKAYIESHEVPLPEPIDMPHKAMIAIVNSAQKRPVYHMTDHIDATLLNRYVSKDLTITVWLLKLFAEAMMRQKYFRLTLTDDHMQLWPNASISVAMAHGEYLYMPVFKAVNGKRPAAIAEELQQFKTKISQKRLTKEDLTGSTFGISNLGMTGIEQFDAMINKDDCAIAAIGSETEGRITVTLTVDHRIVNGYQAALFMQELKTLAQDEMFFKEAAQ
- a CDS encoding dihydrolipoyl dehydrogenase family protein, with product MKKYDLVVIGAGPGGTPAAMAAAQFGKSVLLVDKRDAPGGECLFEGCIPSKVLENAANRFEIFKEMKAFHIDVEGKEQIHWEAVLEDKKQILKRRSMGAMKQMERFPNLEFRQGTARFTDMHTIDIDGEQIAFDHAIIATGAAAFLPPFEGEGVKNAWTNAEVFEKTELPKEITFIGAGAISCELVQMFNKLGTKCHMLERSERILKHIDEESAMVVQEKMIREGIDVQLNITFGKIEGEEGAFSVSYTQDGEAKVLETPYLLIATGRAANVEGLGLETVGVDFDRHGIHVDETLQTTQENIYAVGDCTVGPKFAHWATYEAGIAIHNIFAPMKHKTDMSKLSWVLFSDPQIASVGLSEADAQKLGMEVSVERYDYAVDARAQLDKAEEGFLKFVIEKKSGIIRGIQIVSEDASSLSGEASLIVANELKAMDVMKTIHPHPTLTESFGKLAQQIFFKSMMQSRR
- a CDS encoding aldolase yields the protein MKMTLPADVPADKEKAFIENFEKTTGGSGRLMLFAGDQKVEHLNNDFYGEGIPLEDNDPEHLFKIASKADIGVFATQFGLITRYGRDYSDIPYLVKLNAKTNLIPYEAKDPYSQQWLEVEDVVRFQKSSGLDIRGVGYTLYLGSEHEHAMLREAARIVHEAHRNGWIAVLWIYPKGNFVKDQHDRHLISGAAGVGAALGADFAKLKVPYIDGKLDTEGLKEVTTAAGRTGVLCEGGDKTSPEAFLMELHEQIHHGESRGNGTGRNIHQRPLDEAIRMADAIYAVTVKNASVEEALQILEGNTKSN
- the gap gene encoding type I glyceraldehyde-3-phosphate dehydrogenase; its protein translation is MKKRIAINGLGRIGNQVLRHYIHALPEHCEIVAANTSSVEDAAYLLKYDSVHGRADFDIGTEEKKLIIDGHEIAIVSSHDPRELPWKEMNIDIVLECTGHFTEGSLAAQHLEAGAKKVIISAPGKNVDKTIVLGVNENEYDPAAHHILSNASCTTNSLAPAMKVLEENFGVENAMITTTHAYTSTQTTVDKRAKKRRRGRAAAVNIIPTTTGAAIATTEVIPALKGKMEAMALRVPVPDGAVTEIVALLNKPVTVEEVNKAYSAAAAGEMNGILDITTEEVVSSDMLGNLHSSIIDGLSTAVVGERMVKVLAWYDNEYGYSQRLLELADYVAKKMEA
- the eno gene encoding phosphopyruvate hydratase, with protein sequence MTKSSIVSIDAIEILDSRGNPTVRVLMELDDGTEASASVPSGASTGEYEAHELRDGDKKRYGGKGVKKACENIVKQIAPTLLGMDASEQAKIDRILIELDGTDDKSRLGANAILGVSMAAAKAAAQSHHMPLYRYLGGAEAKRLPVPCMNILNGGEHADNSVDFQEFMAVPHGAPSFSEGLRYVAETFHTLKKLLHERGLATSVGDEGGFAPDLGSNEEAIELIVEAIEKSGYRPGEDISIAIDSAATSFSTDKKGHYDLKWSGAGKMQSIDLIALAKEWVDKYPIILWEDPLAEEDWEGFARFTSALGDKIEVVGDDIFVTNTKFISRGIREHTANASLIKLNQIGTVSETVAAVRLCEENGWRAFLSHRSGETADTFLADFAVAMQSGHLKSGSASRSERLAKYNRLLEIEHALGTDAKYYWK
- the ppsA gene encoding phosphoenolpyruvate synthase, which produces MSKNIKWFNEIGIEDVAEVGGKNASLGEMYQNLTQEGVRVPNGFAVTSSAYRHVLKSNGAWEKLHALLDDLDVTNVDALQKAGKASREIVYNCELPDDLKSEILSAYAKLKEEYGESLSLAVRSSATAEDSPEASFAGQNDTYLNISNEDELLDAYKRCLASNFTDRSIHYKYDNGFDYLKVYLSVVVMKMVRSDIGASGVMFSLDTETGFKDVVFINAALGLGENVVQGTINPDAFYVHKPTYNKGFRTVLKRSLGSKEKKMIFTDTINLDNIAVEYTKNVPTTVEEQNRFCITDEDVMVLAGYAIKVENHYSQKAGFHKPMDMEWAKDGIDGHLYMVQARPETVESQKKGNVLETYHLKEKGKVLVTGQAIGTKIGQGKVHYIASVKELDTFKAGEVLVADTTNPDWEPIMKIASAIITNKGGRTCHAAILSRELGIPAVVGCDNATEMLKDADEVTVSCAEGETGMVYEGILDFEVIKTDLSNLPKTKTEIMMNLGNPDIAFSLSSLPVDGIGLARMEFIINEYIKAHPMALKHPEKVDEATRAKLQELTQAYDSMEDFFVKTLSEGVATIASAVYPKPCVVRMSDFKSNEYATLLGGDTFELKEDNPMIGFRGASRYAHPNYEEGFALECAAMKRVRDEMGFDNVTLMIPFCRRVDEGQRVIDTMAKYGLKQGENGLKIYVMCEIPNNVIQIDAFSKLFDGFSIGSNDLTQLTLGVDRDSQVVAFDYDERDEGVKEMIRMAVEGCQRNKRHSGICGQAPSDYPEMAEYLVRLGIESMSLNPDSVLKTIENIGKLEKELGR